The Pigmentiphaga aceris DNA segment AATCCGCCACAGCGTTGTTATGCTCTAACGCACCCAGATTTGGATCGCGAGCCTTTTCCAACGCAGCCACATAGTCCATTGACAACTGTTTAATTCGAGCCGAATCCGTCTCGAATTTCTTACGAGCAATATCAAGCTCGTTATCGTCCAAGCCTAGCGCCGCACGTCGCTTCTTGGCGAGATCTTCGTACGTCGCGATGAGGTGGTCCAAGCCAGTTACCGTCCCATCAGCCGCAGCACGCGCCGCGGCAGCAGCGCGATTGGCTGCAGACTCCTGCTCTGAGGCACTTTCAGTTGCCTTATTACCGAACAACTCCCAGGCAGTGGTAGCCGCACCAATAGCAAGCACCGTCCATCCAATGGGACCAATCGTTGTCAGGAACACTCGAGCGGCGGTGGACGCCAGTCCGAGGCCAGTAACAATGGCGTTGGTGGCTCCACCCGCAGACGTCAGCCAGGCAGCCAGGGGCAACGCTGCCAATGTGGCTCCGGCTGAGGCGGCGGCGCCAATGTTGTCGGCCAGCGCACTGATTCCGCCCGCCAATACCGACGCAACGCCGCTGTTCTCCCCTGCTGTGCCAACAAACCGCGTCAGCGCGTTCTCCAGTTCAGTAAATGCTTGACCGACGGTCTTCACACGGCCATCAAGCTGTTCACCCACCGCTTCGTGCGCCTTGGCCAGGGCCGTAACAATGACATCCCCGGTAAGCTCGCCCTGCGAGGCCATTGCCTTCAGGCCTTCCAGGCTGACTCCCGTGCCGGTCGCCAGTGCCTGAAGCAAGCTGGGCGCTTGGCTGAGCAGAGAATTGAAAGCCTCCGCGCCGATACCCCCACTGGACATTGCCTCACCAAAGCCCACCATGGCCGCAGAAGCATCCGCAGCGCTTGCACCCGATGCAGCAATCGCCTGCGCAGCGGTATCGGTAACCATCGCCACGTCTCGCTGACTCAGGCCCAGCGCGCTAGCTTGGAGCCCAAGCTGCTGGTAGAGCTGTGCAACAGTTTCCAACTGCATGCTGGTGCGTTGGGCTGTGCTGAAAACCGAGTCTGTGACTTGCGCCAGACCAGCGCTTCCTTCGGCGACCAAGCGAAGACGATTCTCGACACCCTGCCAGGCATCGGAATACGCAATGATCTTGTCAATATCCAACGAGTTGACCAAAGCACCACCCAAACCGTTCAGTGCCTCGGTTGCACGTGCCGCAGCTGCGGCTTGGCCATCGAGCCCTTGCGCGATGCCACCGCCCTGCTCGCCAACTTTAGCCATCGAACTGGCCATCTTTTCGGTGGCTGCTTGAACTGCAGCAGCGCGTTGCATGTTTCCTTCGTATGCAGCAGACAAGCGTGCAACGGAGTCGGCAACGGCTGCGGCCGTTTGCATCGCCTTTGTATTGATGCCTGACAACGCATCCATCCGGGCAGCAAGTATGTCGACAGCCGCAACGATTCTCGAGACGTTGTCCGTCCAGGATTGACCGACCCGCTGAGCTGCCGCTTCAGTCCGCTCAGCCGCCTCTGACATCGCATCGAGATCGGCCTTGGCTGATACAGCTGCCGCGGAATCGATCTTCAGATCAGCGGTTTTTTCCATGGAGCACCCAATAAATAAACCCCGCTCGATGGCGGGGCAGAAATTAATTTGTCCCTTCAAGGACGACGAAGTATCTGCGGCTAAGGAATGTCCGCAGCATCAATCAAAAATCCCCGCTTTGAGTCGGGAGAAACTCGATGCAGTACGAATATCAGATGGGAACATCGAAGCGACCAACGGTTAGTCGCTCGCCCCCATCCCCATTGCAGACCCGATCTTCCCTCCCGAGTCATCCGCCAAACTCACCAACCACGCGCCATCCACCTCGCGCAGCGCCTTCAACTCCCACTCCGCAGGCCTGATCCCCCGCTGACGAAACCACACATCGATTTCCCCGTGCATCAACGGATTCGGTGCCATCCCACACTGCCGTCCGGCGGCAATCTCGCAGAACCAGCGCCATAGATACGCCGTCTCTTCAGGCGGCACAGGGGCGCTGGCCAATTCATCGGCCAGCACGCCGGTCTGCGCATGGATTTCCAACAGCACCTTCTTTCTTGAAGGCTGACCATCCTTGCCGGGCCGAGTAAACGCAAACTCGGCTTCAGCAAATGCGACTAGCGCATCGGTCAGCCCTGCGTAAAAGCGGCGCTGTCGGCCGAGGCTTCCAGGATCTGCGTGACGAAGCTGGGGTTGCGCGTCAGCAGCTTGCGCAGGTTGGCTTCACCGAAGGGTTCTTTCGGGCCGCGCCAGCCGATGGTGGCGATGACCGCTTTGTCGATGGTCAGGGTGACGTCATCTTCGATCGGACGCACGTCGGCGTTTTTGCCTTTGCGGGCATTGGCCAGTTCCTGGCGACGGCGGGTGTTGATGGTGCGGAAGGTGTGCGAGGACACTTTCTCGGAGTGCTCGCCCAGCACGCGCAGGTGGATGCCGGTGGGCAGGTTGGTTGCGGTAAGCAATTCGATCTCGACGCCTTGTTCGTTGGCGCCGCGTTCGTCGAAGTTGTCGATGCTGATTTCTTGTGCCTGGGTCATGTTTTTTTGTCCTGTGGGGTCACACCGCAATGCGGCGATAAAGGAAAAATGTCGGGCTTGAGGAAAACTCAAACGCCGTAAATCGGTGCCAGGTAGTCGTACAGCGCGCGCTGTACCGAGTCGGGCAAGTAGGTGCCCTTGATCGATACCTGCGCGTTGCCAAAGGACAAATCCTGGGCAGTGAGGGACAGCGTCAAGCTGACGGTGGATACGCTGTCGGCAACGATCGCGGTGTCTACCGCTGACACCGAGGCTGACAGGTCCACGCCGTCTACACGAACCCGTCCGCGGCCGTTGTCGCCGACCGCGATTTCTACGCGCGCCATACGCCTGCTCCTTGAAGAAAAAAACCCGGCCGAAGCCGGGCTGAAAGACGCTCTGGGCGATCAGCCGCCGTTGGCGGGTGCCGCAACTTCCACGGTGTCGCCAGTCAGGCGGAAGTTGAAGGTGGCGGACACGACGCCGGACACCTGCGCGTCCCACGAGCGTTGCGAGACCAGGGCCAGGGCCGAGAAGGTCGAGCCGTCGCTGAAGGTGACGCGGATCAGGCGGGTCTGCTTGTCTTGTGCAGCGGCTTTGATGACGACTTGCGCTTCGTCAGCCTGGACCCAGTGGCCGGACACGGTCATGGTGCCGGCATCGCGCAGACCCAGACGGAATTCCTTGGCGCTGGAGGCCAGGACAGTTGCGTCGATTTCGTCGGCGCTGCCGCCTTGGTATTGCACCGATTTGGCGGTGATGTCGAGCGATGCGAAACCGGCGGGTGCTACCACGGCATTGACGTCGGTGACGGCGGCGGTCGAGATATCGAGCTTGGTGCCTTGAACGAGCAGAACGGGATTGGCCATGTATTGACTCCAGAAACGAAAAAAACCCACTCGATGGCGGGATTGGGGTGAAACCTGATCGGGTCGGGACGAAAAAAAACCCCGACAGCTTTTCGATGTCAGGGTTGTTCTCTTACCTAGGCGCTGCGACAAACATCGCAAAAAAACGCCGAACGCAAAAAAGCCCGCTCATCGGCGGGCTTCATTTCTTTCGGGCGAATTAATGCAGCCCATCGGGCTGCATATACTCACACTCGAAAGTGCGGTGATCAAATTGTGGATCTATTATTGCGCACTTTTGCGCGGTAGTCAAGAATATTTCCAATCGATGTGACTGCATGGAACATCAACGGATCAAATTGGCGATATGGAATCGCAGCTGCGCGGCACAATGCCGAGGGATGCACGCCATAGCAGTAGTAGCCAGCCAACATCACTTTGTCTTTCATCGGCAGCGGCTCACCCCGCCATGCGGCTTCTACCAAGGCAGCATCCGATACTTCCGCACCGGACGGTGGCTGTCGCCATTCTTGGCGCGCCTTGCCTGCCAGCACTGCCAGGTGATGGCAGACCTTGCCGGTCATGCTGATATCGGGGCGACGGCGCTCGCGCATGATCTCGCCCCAGCGCTCCAGGCGTTCATGCAGCGCAAGCGGCACGCGCAGCCGGAAGTCGACTTCGCGGTGTGGTCGCGGCCCGTTTTGCTTGATGGTCACGAGCTTGCCGAAGGGGTCGATCACGTTGACCTCTCCGGCACGCGCTGACGCGGCTTCTTTGTGTTCCAACACGGCGGCTGGATCGCGGTATTCCCAACGTTCACGAGCGGACATGGTCACTCCCTTGCTGATGATCACGCGGCGCGGCGGCGCAATCTGGTTCGATTCGGCGAGCAAGCTCAAGCCCGCATGATTGACGGCGGTTACCGCCTGGGTCTGTGTCGAGATATTCATCTTGTTGTCTCCCCTGCGCTGTTGGTTTCGGCCACGATTGCGCCCGCCCTTGTCTTGGCACAGGCTGCTGTGCATCATTCGAAGCCTCTGGTCTTGCGCGGCGCTGGCATCACGTCTGGCGTGGCTGGCAACTCGGTTGAAGCAAGGCTGCTGAAGCGGGTTTGCGCACCGACATATGCCAGTCGTACTCGCCCGGGTTCTCCTTGCCGAATCAAGCCCACGTTGATTTCGGCAATGCCGCGCGCCAAGGTGTCTGCGTGGTAGACCTCATCTCGATAAAGGAACAAGGCCGCGTCGCAATCTTGTTCGATTGCGCCTGAATCACGCAGGTCTGATGGCATCGGTCGTTTGTCGGCACGGCTTTCCAGCTGGCGATTGAGCTGCGACAGCAGCACGATCGCAATGTCGAGCTCTTTGGCCAGCGCCTTCAGACCGCGTGTGATGCCTTCGATCTGCGCATTGCGGTTGTCGCCCTCGCCGCTCATCAATTGCAGATAGTCGATGACAAGCACATCCAGGCCATGACGGCGCTTGGTCGAGCGCGCCTTGGTGCGCACGTCGAACAAGGACAGGCCACCCTGATCGTCGATCCACAGGCTCAAGGTGCGCAGGCGTTGCAAGCCCGTTGATATGGCCAACCAGATGGCATTGCCACTGTCATCTGCAGGGATCGTGTCTGCCTGCAGCAGGTAGCGCAGATCGACCCGCCCGAGGCTGG contains these protein-coding regions:
- a CDS encoding phage tail assembly chaperone, which encodes MLLEIHAQTGVLADELASAPVPPEETAYLWRWFCEIAAGRQCGMAPNPLMHGEIDVWFRQRGIRPAEWELKALREVDGAWLVSLADDSGGKIGSAMGMGASD
- a CDS encoding phage tail tube protein gives rise to the protein MANPVLLVQGTKLDISTAAVTDVNAVVAPAGFASLDITAKSVQYQGGSADEIDATVLASSAKEFRLGLRDAGTMTVSGHWVQADEAQVVIKAAAQDKQTRLIRVTFSDGSTFSALALVSQRSWDAQVSGVVSATFNFRLTGDTVEVAAPANGG